The sequence ATCGTGGTCGATGAGGAGCACGATCCGAGTTACAAACAGCAGGACGGCGCACGTTACTCCGCCCGCGATCTGGCGGTCTACCGGGGACGGCTGGACAAAGTGCCGGTGGTGCTGGGGTCGGCCACACCCTCGCTGGAAAGTTGGCACCATGCGCAAACCGGGCGCTATCGCCTGTTGACGATGGCCGAACGCATTGGCCAGGCTCGACTGCCCCGTGTGCGCATTCTCGACATGACCCTGGCCCCACCGAGGGCACCGAACCAGCCGCCTCCTGTGCTGGCCAAGCCGCTGCTGGACGCCATCCGCGAACGCATGGCGCGTGGGGAGCAAAGCCTGCTGTTCCTGAACCGGCGGGGCTTTGCACCGGTGTTGCAATGCCAGTGCGGCTGGCGCAGCGGGTGTCCGCATTGCAGTGCGTTTCGGGTGTTTCACAAGCTCGACCGCACGTTGCGCTGCCACCACTGCGGCTTCACCGAGCGCGTACCGGCTGCCTGCCCGGATTGCGGCAACCTGGACATCCAGCCCATCGGGCGAGGCACCGAGCGCCTAGAAGAGCAGGTGGCCGAGTTGTTGCCCGAGGCCCGCGTGGCGCGCATCGATGCCGACACCACCCGCCTCAAAGGCACGCTGGAGCAGCAGCTCGCGGCGGTGCATGCGGGGGAGGTGGACATTCTGGTCGGCACCCAAATGATCACCAAGGGGCACGACTTTCGGCGTGTGACCCTGGTTGCGGCTGTGAATCCGGACAGCGCGTTGTACGCCGCTGACTTCCGGGCGCCCGAGCGCTTGTTCGCCAGTCTGATGCAAGCGGCGGGGCGGGCGGGGCGTGATGCGGCGGTGGCCTCAGAGGCGGAAATGTGGATCCAAACCTGGACACCCGCCCACGCGCTGTTTGCTGCCCTCAAACGGCATGACTTTGCGGCGTTCGCGGCACATCAATTGGCCGAACGGGAGATGGCGGGGCTGCCGCCGTTTGCCCATCTGGCGCTGTTACGGTGCGAGGCCCGGGAGCCCGAGGCCGCCGAAGGTTTTTTGCAGGCTGCGCGTGACGTCGCACAAGCCATGCTGGACGCCCATCCCGATGCGGCGGCTGAGTTGATGCTGTACGCCCCAGTGCCACCGGCCATCGCCAAGGTGGCAGGTTTTGAGCGG is a genomic window of Vitreoscilla filiformis containing:
- the priA gene encoding replication restart helicase PriA gives rise to the protein MSAERPARWRIAVDAPQHVGLGDWLDYVTDLALQPGQLVRVPLGQREVLGVVWAPVPSDAPVPPGVTLRAVTQVLAHLSPLPERWRQLVAFTARYYQRSLGEVALAVLPPELRKLDDGALQKKQARWCKKPPISANAGVDDALGPALTPEQHAAGVALEAALHAPEPGCYVLHGVTGSGKTEVYLRAAQQALALGRQVLVLVPEINLTPQLEARFMARFPGRCVVALHSGLTPAQRLKHWCLAHQGAADLVLGTRLALFGSLPRLGLIVVDEEHDPSYKQQDGARYSARDLAVYRGRLDKVPVVLGSATPSLESWHHAQTGRYRLLTMAERIGQARLPRVRILDMTLAPPRAPNQPPPVLAKPLLDAIRERMARGEQSLLFLNRRGFAPVLQCQCGWRSGCPHCSAFRVFHKLDRTLRCHHCGFTERVPAACPDCGNLDIQPIGRGTERLEEQVAELLPEARVARIDADTTRLKGTLEQQLAAVHAGEVDILVGTQMITKGHDFRRVTLVAAVNPDSALYAADFRAPERLFASLMQAAGRAGRDAAVASEAEMWIQTWTPAHALFAALKRHDFAAFAAHQLAEREMAGLPPFAHLALLRCEAREPEAAEGFLQAARDVAQAMLDAHPDAAAELMLYAPVPPAIAKVAGFERRQMLVEASARPWLQQLLAQWLPQLHALRAQFKVVRWAVDVDPLSI